The following are encoded in a window of Actinomyces oris genomic DNA:
- a CDS encoding cation:proton antiporter: MDLLIIAVLGTLAIAAASQLSDRIGVAPALILLAGGTAVGFLPFIPAIELDPQVVLEGILPPLLFSTAVSISTINFRRELAPVAVLAILLVPLSAAVIGAVLTLLVPGLSLAWAIAMGAILSPTDAVAISIARRLGVSQRIITVLEGEGLLNDATALVVLSSAVSAATSGGVSVGGVLGGFALAVLVALGVGWLVGEASLRVRSHITDPTVDTVVSFTVPFLAAIPAEHMHGSGLVAAVVAGLITGHRGPRMLPPAHRVASRTNWHTVELTLEGLIFLVMGLEFFGVVEKVGASALGVVRAVAVAVVAGALTVVIRALVVAPMLKLLSHRTARWAIHWQENEEAIHQFQNRCSAIVRGESEMPPVPWDRRPFAQVQRKLRQSTNHESIARRARSLSSRVRRRGADLDYFAAEPLGRREGAVIVWAGMRGAITLAAAQTLPVTAPHYSFLLLVAMLVAAGSLTIQGLTLPALVRLARPAMAGPADEEEKAAVISLLVNAARDVASVDTHGASQQATPTVLTGAADPDASHTHTTMSAPGLDKVSQGAPDPENNESLSPTTEQHGLVRRQGNDVVVSPAAVAKAWADPTWRHDELAPMRERALDMIRAQREALLDAGDEGLYSADSLEHALNRLDYQEIMLTSDPH; the protein is encoded by the coding sequence ATGGACCTCCTCATCATCGCCGTGCTGGGCACTTTGGCCATCGCGGCGGCCTCTCAGCTCAGCGACCGTATCGGGGTCGCCCCAGCGCTGATCCTTCTGGCGGGCGGCACGGCAGTGGGCTTCCTGCCCTTCATCCCGGCGATCGAGCTGGACCCCCAGGTGGTCCTGGAGGGGATCCTCCCCCCGCTGCTGTTCTCCACCGCGGTGAGCATCTCCACCATCAACTTCCGCCGGGAGCTCGCCCCGGTGGCGGTGCTGGCCATCCTGCTGGTGCCCCTGTCCGCCGCGGTGATCGGCGCGGTCCTCACCCTCCTGGTTCCGGGGCTCTCCCTGGCCTGGGCCATCGCCATGGGGGCGATCCTCAGCCCCACCGACGCCGTGGCCATCTCCATCGCCCGCCGGCTGGGAGTCTCCCAACGCATCATCACCGTCCTGGAGGGGGAGGGACTGCTCAACGACGCCACCGCACTGGTGGTCCTGTCCTCCGCCGTCTCCGCGGCCACCTCCGGCGGAGTGAGTGTCGGAGGCGTCCTGGGCGGTTTCGCCCTGGCGGTCCTCGTGGCCCTGGGGGTGGGCTGGCTCGTTGGCGAGGCGAGCCTGCGGGTGCGCTCCCACATCACCGACCCCACCGTGGACACGGTGGTGTCCTTCACCGTCCCCTTCCTCGCGGCGATCCCGGCCGAGCACATGCACGGCTCGGGGCTCGTGGCAGCCGTCGTCGCCGGGCTCATCACCGGCCACCGCGGTCCCCGGATGCTGCCGCCCGCCCACCGGGTGGCCTCACGTACCAACTGGCACACCGTCGAGCTCACCCTGGAAGGACTCATCTTCCTGGTCATGGGGCTGGAGTTCTTCGGCGTCGTGGAGAAGGTCGGCGCCTCAGCTCTCGGTGTTGTCCGGGCTGTCGCGGTCGCTGTCGTTGCCGGGGCGCTGACCGTCGTCATCCGGGCGCTGGTTGTGGCACCCATGCTCAAACTCCTCAGCCACCGGACCGCGCGCTGGGCTATCCACTGGCAGGAGAACGAGGAGGCCATCCACCAGTTCCAGAACCGCTGCTCGGCCATCGTGCGCGGAGAGTCCGAGATGCCCCCGGTCCCCTGGGACCGTCGCCCCTTCGCACAGGTCCAGCGCAAGCTCCGCCAGTCGACCAACCACGAGAGCATCGCTCGGCGCGCACGCAGCCTCTCCAGCCGGGTCAGACGCCGGGGCGCCGACCTGGACTACTTCGCAGCCGAGCCCCTGGGCAGACGCGAAGGCGCCGTCATCGTCTGGGCGGGCATGCGCGGAGCCATCACCCTGGCAGCCGCTCAGACCCTGCCGGTCACAGCGCCGCATTACTCCTTCCTCCTCCTGGTGGCCATGCTCGTGGCCGCCGGCTCACTGACGATCCAAGGACTCACGCTGCCCGCCCTGGTCCGCCTCGCCAGACCCGCCATGGCCGGGCCCGCCGACGAGGAGGAGAAGGCCGCCGTCATCTCGCTGCTGGTCAACGCCGCCCGTGACGTCGCCTCCGTCGACACTCACGGTGCCTCCCAACAGGCCACCCCCACAGTGCTCACCGGCGCCGCAGACCCCGACGCCTCGCACACACATACGACCATGAGCGCTCCCGGCCTGGACAAGGTCTCACAGGGCGCCCCCGACCCGGAGAACAACGAGAGCCTCAGCCCCACCACTGAGCAGCACGGTCTCGTACGCAGGCAGGGCAATGACGTCGTCGTCTCGCCGGCAGCCGTTGCCAAGGCCTGGGCCGACCCCACCTGGCGCCACGACGAGCTCGCCCCCATGCGAGAACGCGCCCTGGACATGATCCGAGCCCAGCGCGAGGCCCTTCTCGACGCCGGCGACGAGGGCCTCTACTCGGCCGACTCCCTGGAGCACGCCCTGAACCGCCTCGACTACCAGGAGATCATGCTCACCAGCGATCCGCACTGA
- a CDS encoding histidinol-phosphate transaminase: protein MNANLPLRPDLEGEAPYGAPEIDVPVRLNVNENPYPPSAAVIESIATAVAQAAQGLNRYPERDFPRLRAALADYLEAESGVHLTPEQIWAANGSNEVMLHVLQAFGGPGRTCLTFTPTYSMYPEYARDTLTDYATRPRRKDFTLDTDAAVAAIKELRPAVVILASPNNPTGTALPLEDITRILEAARDHGPMLGAEIGSPARASDCVVVIDEAYAEFRRPGVPSALELVGPDNPHLAVTRTMSKAFGAAGLRLGYLAADRALVDALRVVRLPYHLSAVTQAAALAALSHRDELMAQVASLRDERDAFVDWLHSQGLSAHESDANFVLFGPFPDREAVWQALLDAGVLIRVVGPEGFLRASIGTPEEMARLRAALTSAIGR from the coding sequence GTGAACGCGAACCTGCCCCTGAGACCGGACCTGGAGGGCGAGGCCCCCTACGGGGCCCCCGAGATCGACGTCCCCGTGAGACTGAACGTCAACGAGAACCCCTACCCGCCCTCGGCCGCGGTCATCGAGTCGATCGCCACCGCCGTGGCTCAGGCCGCCCAGGGACTCAACCGCTACCCGGAGCGGGACTTCCCCCGGCTGCGGGCCGCGCTCGCGGACTATCTCGAGGCCGAGTCCGGCGTGCACCTGACCCCTGAGCAGATCTGGGCGGCCAACGGCTCCAATGAGGTCATGCTCCACGTGCTCCAGGCCTTCGGCGGCCCCGGGCGTACCTGCCTGACCTTCACCCCCACGTACTCGATGTACCCCGAGTACGCCCGCGACACGCTGACCGACTACGCCACCCGACCGCGCCGCAAGGACTTCACCCTCGATACGGACGCCGCGGTGGCCGCGATCAAGGAGCTGCGGCCGGCCGTCGTCATCCTGGCCAGCCCCAACAACCCGACCGGAACCGCCCTGCCGCTGGAGGACATCACGCGGATCCTTGAGGCCGCCCGCGACCACGGCCCCATGCTCGGAGCCGAGATCGGCTCGCCCGCCCGGGCCAGCGACTGTGTCGTCGTCATCGATGAGGCCTACGCCGAGTTCCGCCGCCCGGGCGTGCCCAGCGCCCTGGAGCTGGTGGGGCCGGACAACCCGCACCTGGCCGTCACCCGCACCATGTCGAAGGCCTTCGGAGCGGCCGGGCTGCGCCTGGGCTACCTGGCCGCCGACCGCGCCCTGGTAGACGCCCTGCGCGTGGTGCGCCTGCCCTACCACCTCTCCGCCGTCACTCAGGCCGCCGCCCTGGCCGCCCTGTCCCACCGCGACGAGCTCATGGCTCAGGTGGCCTCCCTGCGCGATGAGCGCGATGCCTTCGTGGACTGGCTGCACAGCCAGGGCCTGAGCGCGCACGAATCGGACGCCAACTTCGTCCTGTTCGGCCCCTTCCCCGACCGCGAGGCCGTCTGGCAGGCCCTGCTCGACGCCGGGGTCCTCATCCGTGTCGTCGGCCCCGAGGGTTTCCTGCGGGCCAGCATCGGCACGCCGGAGGAGATGGCACGCCTGCGCGCCGCCCTGACCTCAGCCATCGGCAGGTGA
- the hisB gene encoding imidazoleglycerol-phosphate dehydratase HisB, producing MSRTARIERATSESSVVVEINLDGTGQTDISTTVPFYDHMLTALGRHSLIDLTVRATGDTEIDVHHTVEDTAICIGEALRAALGDKRGIRRFGEASVPLDEALAHAVVDISGRPYLVHEGESEAFVHHLIGGHFTGSMVRHVLEAIAYHAGICLHVRVLSGRDPHHIAEAEFKALARALRAAVEDDPRVETIPSTKGSL from the coding sequence ATGAGCCGTACCGCGCGCATTGAGCGAGCCACGAGCGAGTCGAGCGTCGTCGTCGAGATCAACCTCGATGGCACGGGCCAGACCGACATCTCCACCACTGTCCCCTTCTACGACCACATGCTCACCGCGCTGGGGCGCCACTCACTCATCGATCTGACGGTGCGAGCCACCGGTGACACCGAGATCGACGTGCACCACACCGTGGAGGACACCGCCATCTGCATCGGTGAGGCCCTGCGCGCCGCCCTGGGGGACAAGCGCGGCATCCGCCGCTTCGGTGAGGCCAGCGTTCCCCTGGACGAGGCTCTGGCTCATGCCGTCGTCGACATCTCCGGACGCCCCTACCTGGTGCACGAGGGGGAGTCCGAGGCCTTCGTCCACCACCTCATCGGCGGTCACTTCACCGGTTCCATGGTGCGCCACGTGCTGGAGGCCATCGCCTACCACGCCGGCATCTGTCTGCACGTACGGGTCCTGTCCGGGCGCGATCCCCACCACATCGCCGAGGCCGAGTTCAAGGCCCTGGCCCGCGCCCTGCGCGCAGCCGTCGAGGACGACCCCCGTGTTGAGACCATCCCATCGACGAAGGGAAGCCTGTGA
- a CDS encoding serine/threonine-protein kinase, translated as MLGRGGFATVYAGVQDSLERPVAVKVDSRPLDDPRNERRFMREVQAASRISGHPHVVSLVDTGKLPDLRPYLVMELCAGGSLYDLVSRGPTPASDAVALVEAAASALGAAHAAGVTHRDVKPANILLDSYGSPRLSDFGIAAVQREGQDPTVTLECLTPDFAAPEAFMLASPGPEGDVWSMGAVLFALLTGRGPRRGRDGVQRSLPEIVRSLDDPLDLTDPNVPEILLPILSKAMAPDPTHRYRNGTELTGALGQIREALGKGNLAVGGPVTSLRLVEAGLAPPPRSEEAGSPNSYAPSGASQWAASDSVFPVRPTGSSGSAASAPSIVSGGLERSDKALLNAPVSAQQSQSLQLSSRERRRTALRSAAIGAVVGLVVGLSAGWVAGARLAPAASATGPSGAVSQPSSPGQDNASTPPHPVGTCLAGTTSISGQTTARKVSCNEPHSWEVYQVGTLAESTSGSSDDDLAADPNVQATCTAQAAQQYGAADPSTSVLGPGEAGWNAGKRGFSCIASDKDGQRTSSYAG; from the coding sequence GTGCTGGGGCGTGGCGGCTTCGCCACGGTCTATGCCGGCGTCCAGGACTCCCTGGAGCGCCCGGTCGCCGTCAAGGTGGACTCCCGCCCCTTGGACGATCCCCGCAATGAGCGGCGCTTCATGCGCGAGGTGCAGGCGGCCTCGAGGATCTCGGGGCATCCTCACGTCGTCTCGCTGGTGGATACCGGCAAGCTGCCCGATCTGCGCCCCTACCTCGTCATGGAGCTGTGCGCGGGCGGCAGCCTCTACGACCTCGTCTCGCGTGGCCCGACACCCGCCTCCGACGCCGTGGCCCTCGTGGAGGCCGCTGCCTCGGCCCTGGGAGCTGCCCATGCAGCCGGCGTCACGCACCGGGACGTCAAACCAGCCAATATCCTTCTGGACTCCTACGGCTCTCCTCGGCTGTCGGACTTCGGTATCGCCGCTGTCCAGCGCGAGGGTCAGGACCCCACCGTGACCCTGGAGTGCCTCACCCCCGACTTCGCCGCGCCGGAGGCCTTCATGCTGGCCAGCCCCGGCCCCGAGGGGGACGTGTGGTCCATGGGGGCGGTGCTCTTCGCCCTGCTGACGGGCCGGGGTCCTCGGCGTGGTCGCGACGGAGTGCAGCGCAGCCTGCCGGAGATCGTCCGGTCCCTCGACGATCCCCTGGACCTCACCGACCCGAACGTCCCTGAGATCCTGCTGCCGATCCTGAGCAAGGCGATGGCTCCGGATCCCACGCACCGCTACCGCAACGGCACGGAGCTCACCGGAGCCCTGGGGCAGATCCGTGAGGCTCTGGGGAAGGGGAACCTGGCTGTCGGCGGGCCAGTGACCTCTTTGCGGCTGGTTGAGGCCGGGCTCGCGCCGCCTCCGCGCAGTGAAGAGGCGGGCTCACCCAACTCGTACGCTCCTAGCGGTGCATCGCAGTGGGCGGCATCGGACTCCGTCTTCCCGGTCCGCCCCACCGGCTCCTCGGGGTCCGCCGCCTCGGCGCCCTCCATCGTCTCAGGCGGGCTGGAGCGCTCCGACAAGGCGCTGCTGAACGCGCCCGTGTCAGCGCAGCAGAGTCAGTCGCTGCAACTCTCTAGCCGAGAACGGAGGCGGACCGCTCTGCGCTCCGCGGCGATCGGCGCGGTTGTCGGCCTGGTCGTCGGTCTGAGCGCAGGATGGGTGGCGGGTGCCCGTCTGGCTCCTGCGGCCAGTGCCACCGGCCCGTCAGGAGCCGTGTCCCAGCCCTCATCGCCGGGTCAGGACAACGCCTCGACCCCACCGCACCCGGTGGGTACCTGCCTGGCGGGCACCACCTCGATCTCGGGCCAGACCACGGCCAGGAAGGTCAGCTGCAACGAGCCCCACTCCTGGGAGGTCTACCAGGTGGGGACCCTGGCGGAGAGCACCTCGGGTTCCAGTGATGACGACCTGGCGGCCGACCCCAACGTGCAGGCCACCTGTACCGCGCAGGCCGCCCAGCAGTACGGGGCCGCCGATCCGAGCACATCGGTGCTGGGACCGGGGGAGGCCGGCTGGAACGCCGGGAAGCGGGGCTTCTCCTGCATCGCCTCCGACAAGGACGGGCAGCGGACGAGCTCCTACGCCGGCTAG
- the hisH gene encoding imidazole glycerol phosphate synthase subunit HisH translates to MQAPRVTVLSYGSGNVRSAVRALERVGAQVTLTSDPHEVTEADGLVVPGVGAFGAVMEQLRAVDAPRLIERRLAGGRPVLGICVGMQVMFERSQEHGTAEDGLGQWPGTVSRLRADVVPHMGWSLVRPPAASVLFDGVAEERFYFVHSYAATQDPAELLGPGPTRLPQVTWATHGHDFVAAVENGSLCATQFHPEKSGDAGAQLLRNWLTTL, encoded by the coding sequence ATGCAAGCGCCACGCGTCACCGTCCTGTCCTACGGATCCGGCAATGTCCGCTCGGCGGTGCGTGCTCTGGAGCGCGTCGGAGCGCAGGTGACCCTCACCAGCGACCCGCACGAGGTCACCGAGGCCGACGGACTCGTGGTACCCGGGGTGGGCGCATTCGGCGCGGTCATGGAGCAGCTGCGGGCAGTCGACGCGCCTCGGCTCATCGAGCGGCGCCTGGCCGGCGGCAGGCCGGTCCTGGGAATCTGCGTGGGCATGCAGGTCATGTTCGAGCGCTCCCAGGAGCATGGGACCGCTGAGGATGGGCTGGGACAATGGCCCGGTACCGTGTCCCGCCTGAGAGCCGACGTCGTTCCGCACATGGGATGGAGCCTGGTCCGGCCTCCCGCCGCCTCCGTTCTGTTCGACGGCGTCGCCGAGGAGCGCTTCTACTTCGTCCATTCCTATGCGGCTACCCAGGACCCCGCCGAGCTGCTCGGTCCCGGTCCCACCCGACTGCCTCAGGTCACGTGGGCCACTCACGGCCACGACTTCGTCGCCGCCGTGGAGAACGGCTCCCTGTGCGCCACGCAGTTCCACCCTGAGAAGTCCGGTGACGCAGGGGCTCAGCTGCTGCGCAACTGGCTGACGACTCTCTGA
- the priA gene encoding bifunctional 1-(5-phosphoribosyl)-5-((5-phosphoribosylamino)methylideneamino)imidazole-4-carboxamide isomerase/phosphoribosylanthranilate isomerase PriA yields MLTLLPAVDVADGKAVRLLQGEVGSETDYGSPVDAARDWVRAGAEWIHLVDLDAAFGRGSNHELLARIVGEVGIRVELSGGIRDDASLARALSAGAARVNLGTAALEDPEWTERVIAEHGEKIAVGLDVRGSTLAARGWTKEGGDLWETLERLNAAGCARYVVTDVTRDGTLSGPNTALLTEVCQRTAAPVVASGGIAHLDDLVALRRLVPLGLEGAIVGKALYNGNFTLQEALVVAGDEERREPSQARS; encoded by the coding sequence ATGCTCACTCTACTTCCCGCCGTCGATGTCGCCGATGGCAAGGCCGTCCGCCTCCTTCAGGGAGAGGTCGGCTCAGAGACGGACTACGGCAGTCCCGTCGACGCCGCCCGGGACTGGGTGCGCGCCGGGGCCGAGTGGATCCACCTGGTGGATCTCGATGCCGCTTTCGGGCGCGGCTCCAACCATGAGCTGCTGGCGCGCATCGTCGGCGAGGTCGGCATCAGGGTGGAGCTCTCCGGGGGGATCCGTGATGATGCCTCACTGGCCCGCGCCCTGTCCGCCGGAGCCGCGCGGGTCAACCTGGGGACGGCTGCTCTCGAGGACCCTGAGTGGACTGAACGGGTCATCGCCGAGCACGGGGAGAAGATCGCCGTCGGCCTCGACGTGCGCGGCTCCACCTTGGCGGCCCGCGGCTGGACCAAGGAGGGCGGAGACCTGTGGGAGACCCTCGAGCGGCTCAATGCCGCAGGGTGCGCGCGCTACGTCGTCACCGACGTGACCCGGGACGGGACGCTGAGCGGACCCAACACCGCCCTGCTCACCGAGGTCTGCCAGCGCACCGCGGCACCGGTGGTCGCCTCCGGAGGTATCGCCCATCTCGACGACCTGGTCGCGCTGCGCCGTCTGGTGCCGCTGGGACTGGAGGGTGCGATTGTCGGCAAGGCGCTCTACAACGGCAACTTCACCCTTCAGGAGGCGCTGGTCGTGGCCGGTGACGAGGAGAGGCGCGAGCCTTCGCAGGCTCGTTCCTGA
- a CDS encoding lysophospholipid acyltransferase family protein yields MPLQIPSVPGSAEIASAGRRLQSIVRTPQKVTWRAVLRQRFWSAVIAPFGGVRVEGEFETDGPYVVVANHGSHADTIAMMSASPTLMRVVTVAAQDYWFTRRSRRLVARGLLGAYPVRRDGEGAYEELRGTLANRVAESMSILIFPEGTRSTDGHMSRFHSGAARLARDFGIPVLPVALVGTREMMPKKGGLPRYSPVEVRVGEPIAPSDDVEGVSDLARERIVEMLQRPRRPEPVSDVFTVLHTAMEGGRGDAVMFVWGMAEAISFPIMAEMSQVWLGLTHPERMWRRAAMVVAGSVTGVAVTHLLTRSGLQPPAPWTAPEMRAATSRYLSRGPRGYWKQALTGIPVKLFAAESGRSNLPLPSVVLHAAGERAARMTASTAIVKTLGKPLGPITRQHYGTYLATTGVVFATALRGVIRHWQRPKRSGRP; encoded by the coding sequence ATGCCCCTTCAGATTCCCTCGGTTCCAGGTTCGGCCGAGATCGCCTCAGCCGGACGCCGCCTGCAATCGATCGTGCGAACACCCCAGAAGGTCACCTGGCGCGCGGTACTGCGGCAGCGTTTCTGGTCCGCCGTCATCGCTCCGTTCGGGGGCGTGCGGGTCGAGGGCGAGTTCGAGACCGACGGCCCCTACGTTGTCGTTGCCAACCACGGCTCCCATGCGGACACGATCGCAATGATGAGTGCCTCCCCCACCCTCATGCGGGTGGTCACCGTCGCTGCCCAGGACTACTGGTTCACCCGTCGCTCTCGTCGCCTCGTGGCCAGGGGGCTGCTGGGCGCCTATCCGGTACGGCGCGACGGCGAGGGCGCCTACGAGGAGCTGCGGGGAACACTGGCCAATCGGGTGGCCGAGTCGATGAGTATTCTCATCTTCCCCGAGGGCACCCGCTCCACGGACGGCCACATGAGCCGCTTTCACTCCGGGGCCGCCCGGCTCGCACGAGACTTCGGGATCCCGGTGCTGCCGGTCGCGCTGGTGGGGACGCGAGAGATGATGCCGAAGAAGGGCGGCCTGCCCCGTTACTCCCCCGTCGAGGTCCGTGTCGGTGAGCCGATCGCCCCCAGTGATGACGTGGAGGGCGTCAGCGACCTGGCGCGCGAGCGGATCGTGGAGATGCTCCAGCGCCCCCGCAGACCCGAGCCGGTCTCAGACGTCTTCACCGTCCTGCACACCGCGATGGAGGGCGGTCGCGGAGACGCCGTGATGTTCGTCTGGGGCATGGCTGAGGCCATCTCCTTCCCGATCATGGCTGAGATGAGCCAGGTCTGGCTGGGGCTGACCCACCCCGAGCGGATGTGGCGGCGGGCGGCGATGGTGGTGGCGGGCTCGGTCACCGGAGTGGCGGTCACGCACCTGCTGACTCGGAGTGGACTCCAGCCTCCCGCGCCGTGGACCGCTCCGGAGATGAGGGCGGCGACATCCCGTTACCTGAGCCGAGGGCCACGCGGGTACTGGAAGCAAGCGCTGACCGGGATTCCGGTGAAGCTCTTCGCCGCCGAGTCTGGGCGCAGCAACCTGCCTCTGCCCTCAGTCGTCCTTCACGCGGCCGGGGAGCGTGCCGCGCGCATGACGGCCTCCACCGCCATCGTCAAGACACTGGGCAAGCCGCTGGGCCCAATCACCCGTCAGCACTACGGCACCTACCTGGCAACCACCGGCGTCGTCTTCGCCACCGCGCTTCGAGGCGTCATCAGGCACTGGCAGCGCCCGAAGCGTTCTGGGCGCCCGTAG
- a CDS encoding phosphatidate cytidylyltransferase gives MNTAISSWKGREADGGVIDWIVGGNRSWTVTVPGPGWILTGRAVFLAATAVAILLLAGIGVALSRKAELRRRWTTWAIIIPAVGIPIWVGRGTTALLATALGLQSVRELSRLTRLPKAETLMLVSLAVIYPLAAWLRPGLMALAPLTVLVCAVPAILSGDVEHGLRRATIAGFASIWIPWSLAHLVVLWHDAFLIAFAAAAADVAAWAGGTFLRPMAWARRPLSPLSPNKTLGGLAGAVIGATLILTLLGQITPGLVIAVGLGGVLGDLLESLVKRTAGVKDAGAWLPGFGGLLDRVDSLLLVLPLAAVMG, from the coding sequence GTGAACACCGCGATCAGCTCCTGGAAGGGGCGTGAGGCAGACGGCGGAGTGATCGACTGGATCGTGGGCGGCAACCGCTCGTGGACCGTAACCGTTCCCGGGCCGGGGTGGATCCTCACGGGCCGAGCGGTGTTCCTTGCGGCCACGGCCGTGGCGATCCTGCTCCTGGCCGGCATCGGCGTGGCCCTGTCCCGTAAGGCGGAGCTGCGCCGCCGCTGGACGACGTGGGCCATCATTATCCCGGCGGTCGGCATTCCTATCTGGGTCGGACGGGGGACGACGGCGCTGCTTGCCACCGCCCTCGGGTTGCAGTCGGTTCGTGAGCTCTCCCGACTCACTCGGCTGCCCAAAGCGGAGACCCTGATGCTGGTGTCACTGGCGGTGATCTATCCGCTAGCCGCCTGGTTGCGCCCGGGACTCATGGCGCTGGCTCCGCTCACGGTACTCGTGTGCGCCGTGCCCGCCATCCTGTCCGGCGACGTCGAGCATGGTCTGAGGAGGGCGACGATCGCCGGTTTCGCCTCGATCTGGATTCCCTGGTCCCTGGCACACCTCGTGGTGCTGTGGCACGACGCGTTCCTCATCGCCTTCGCGGCTGCGGCCGCCGATGTGGCCGCGTGGGCCGGCGGGACCTTCCTGCGCCCCATGGCCTGGGCACGACGACCGCTGTCCCCCTTGTCCCCGAACAAGACGCTCGGCGGACTGGCGGGGGCCGTCATCGGGGCCACCCTCATTCTCACCCTGCTGGGCCAGATCACGCCCGGCCTGGTGATCGCCGTCGGTCTGGGCGGAGTCCTGGGGGACCTGCTGGAGTCTCTCGTCAAACGCACAGCCGGAGTCAAGGACGCCGGTGCCTGGCTGCCCGGGTTCGGCGGTCTGCTGGACCGCGTCGACTCCCTGCTCCTGGTCCTGCCTCTGGCCGCCGTCATGGGGTGA
- a CDS encoding SseB family protein, translating into MSTSSDQPLPTARPEAAPQVAAAIAARAKLERLLAAPAPFADDDGSISPEVRQALEAVDLPRHQYLDELWAALVAGRLIVPVAAHALPGRLEGSLAQSAGLPHGPSGDGAPQVPAHEVHTADACQDAATLAVSLPDGHVALPVFTSVEAMSRWRSDVRPVPVSPQRAAQVACLSTDQLWVLDPGSRDLRLPRPAVVALAGGEEWVPSWRNEPVQAEVRAQLQEIDGVTGVAFGPGESAELRVFIRIDAAGGRAGVARSLEGCQYVMINPAWGDLIDTVELCPLPA; encoded by the coding sequence ATGAGCACGTCTTCGGATCAACCGCTGCCGACTGCGCGGCCTGAGGCGGCACCCCAGGTGGCTGCCGCCATAGCCGCACGGGCCAAGCTGGAGCGTCTTCTGGCTGCGCCTGCCCCCTTCGCCGACGACGACGGCTCGATCAGTCCAGAGGTGCGCCAGGCGCTGGAGGCTGTGGACCTGCCGCGTCATCAGTACCTCGATGAGCTGTGGGCGGCCCTCGTCGCTGGCCGGCTGATCGTTCCCGTGGCCGCTCACGCCCTTCCCGGACGCCTGGAGGGGAGTCTGGCGCAGTCCGCGGGCCTGCCGCATGGCCCGTCGGGCGACGGCGCACCGCAGGTCCCGGCTCATGAGGTGCACACCGCCGACGCCTGCCAGGACGCGGCGACCCTGGCGGTGAGCCTGCCCGACGGGCACGTCGCCCTACCGGTGTTCACCAGCGTTGAGGCCATGAGCCGCTGGCGCAGCGACGTGCGTCCCGTGCCCGTCTCGCCCCAGCGAGCGGCCCAGGTCGCCTGCCTGTCCACCGACCAGCTGTGGGTGCTCGACCCCGGTAGCCGGGACCTGCGACTGCCGCGTCCCGCCGTCGTGGCCCTGGCCGGGGGAGAGGAGTGGGTGCCCTCATGGCGCAACGAGCCGGTTCAGGCCGAGGTACGCGCCCAGCTCCAGGAGATCGACGGTGTCACCGGCGTGGCTTTCGGCCCCGGTGAGAGCGCCGAGCTGCGGGTGTTCATCCGCATTGACGCCGCAGGCGGTCGCGCCGGTGTGGCCCGCAGCCTGGAGGGCTGTCAGTACGTCATGATCAACCCGGCCTGGGGCGACCTCATCGACACCGTGGAGCTGTGCCCGCTTCCCGCCTGA
- a CDS encoding ABC transporter ATP-binding protein, whose protein sequence is MSTKSTTTVPSRPDPATTPGIRHDVNSGAQPPAVSREPLVSARDLSVGYGDQSVCAPATFDLLPGQVLALVGVNGAGKSTILRTCCGLLRPLSGQVHVLGHVPDPRSGAQRAALATDLGQESFFPTLTVAEHLRMVCFGHGVVEADERVSDLLEDLELRHLAGHLPEELSSGQRRRLALASVLVRPRRLLVLDEPEQRLDRVTRLLLADMLVEEREAGGGVLMVSHDPEIVEEAATDVLLVGRDTRMLSVDDGVRAIEEGLR, encoded by the coding sequence ATGAGCACGAAGTCGACCACCACAGTCCCATCTCGTCCGGACCCGGCGACAACACCCGGTATCCGGCATGATGTCAACAGTGGTGCCCAGCCCCCGGCGGTGAGTCGGGAGCCGTTGGTGAGCGCCCGCGACCTCAGTGTCGGATACGGTGACCAGTCGGTCTGCGCCCCGGCGACCTTCGATCTGCTTCCCGGCCAGGTGCTGGCCCTCGTCGGGGTCAACGGGGCCGGCAAGTCGACGATCCTGCGTACCTGCTGCGGGCTACTGCGTCCGTTGTCGGGGCAGGTTCACGTACTCGGACACGTCCCGGATCCGCGCTCAGGCGCCCAGCGCGCCGCCCTCGCCACGGATCTGGGGCAGGAGTCCTTCTTCCCCACCCTGACCGTCGCCGAGCACCTGCGGATGGTCTGCTTCGGCCACGGTGTCGTCGAGGCTGATGAGCGGGTCAGTGACCTGCTGGAGGACCTGGAACTGCGACATCTCGCGGGGCACCTTCCCGAGGAGCTCTCCTCGGGGCAGCGGCGTCGACTGGCGCTGGCCTCAGTCCTGGTTCGGCCCCGCAGGCTGCTGGTCCTCGACGAGCCCGAGCAGCGCCTGGACCGGGTGACCCGTCTGCTCCTGGCCGACATGCTCGTTGAGGAGCGTGAGGCCGGTGGGGGAGTGCTCATGGTCTCCCACGACCCGGAGATCGTGGAGGAGGCGGCCACTGACGTGCTCCTCGTCGGACGCGACACCCGGATGCTCAGCGTGGACGACGGCGTGCGCGCCATTGAGGAGGGGCTGAGGTGA